The DNA region ggatgATTATTTATCGTTCATCAATATTAACAAACTATTTCattgacaaatttattgatttattcaattctaaaataaaataaaagtaaaatgaaaaGTGTAATTGATACGttctattgaatatttttttaagaacatatcagtttcatataatttaagtaatgatTCATtggttaaaattagttttttatttttcttttttaaatcattaagtaaaatacaaattttttcacgtaaccttaaatttttaatgttactcATTAACTTTACTTGATCATAATAACAATTGTCGCTACCAAAAAGTCGGTATAATTTGGTGACATATAgggtaaattttatgtaaaaaaatctgtatttattttatttggagaAAATATGGCATAAGTACTAAACACACATATAGatagaatatatataatatataattttaatgctttGAATCCaagatatcaaaaattttgtcaAGCTCTTTTACAACTTGTTTCCTTTGATTTCTCAAggcagaatatttaaaaatgtcaatattgTCCATCTCTTGATATAATTCTATTAAACGATGCTCCAAATTTTCTGATTCTTTTTGGTTGTTCCCACCAAAATTCTCAATTACAAGTTTCAATTGGGTtgcctttttatttatattttgaagtttctttattattacgtCTTCTGATTTTTCTTCATTTGCTTTCATTATTAACTGTTCCAACAACTGCCTTAAATTAGCAACATAATTATCGATAACATTTGAATTTatcgatttattatttttcaattgtataaTGGCACTTCTTATACTGTTGTCGATATAAGTGAACTGCGGATCATTTCTAAATCCATCGAACTCCTTAATTTGACTTTTGAATGagttaatttgtttatctaTCATTTTCATCTCTAAAACATAAAgtagttaaaatttgattaatattattaagaaaaattaaagaagtaCCTTGTGTTTTTTCATGTTTTCGTTCCTCGTTCAAATTAATCTTTTCATTATTAGATTGATTTTCtgtcatattaatattaaaattaatttcacgaTAAATATCCGGTAAAACTTGTACAGCTTTCTCTTTGCCAAACTCCtttatcatttccaaaatttgattagtttgtttgattttcttaattactCTTTTCTTTTGCTGTTTCAAATTAGGATATTCAACGGAATCGATTTTATCCACTTCCGTGAGCAACTGCATTAGACTAGTACTTAGATACAGATACTCTTTTTCATCAGTTCCCGAAAACTCGTTAACTTCTTTTTGTAACGTAGTTGTCATATTTTCTATAGTATATAGTTTCTTGTACAGCTTTTTGATGACGCCATTTTCGGATTCATCTTTCAAATTGTccgctttattatttaattcaattagtaACTGTCTTAgttctttaatataattgtcaaAGTAGAGGTTTGGTTTTGTTtcgttttcatttttcaattgaaCGATCGCATTTCTTATACCGTCGTCAATTCTAACGAACTCTGGGTCTTGTTTCTCTccttcaaatttttgaatgcGTTCTTTGAACCCATTTATCATTTCAATAatgttttgttctaaaaaaataatgattaaccTAGACAATGATTTtgtaaaacaattcaattaccAATTGCGTCTTGctttagtttttgtttcttCTCCAATGTCATACAAGTATCATCTGTTGGGGGAAAAGGAGGTGAATCTGAAGGTCTCGACAGTTTTCTTTCATCACCTCGTAATTGAGATTTTCTTTGCAACTTAATGTTATCTTTCTTTGGATTAGAACAAGTTGTGAGAGGTGGAGGTGGACGAGCAGGAGgtttctttttgtttatagCTGGTTTACTATTTTGAATCGTTTTTGGCTCTGAAATATACATGAAATTAACCATAATAGTTATTGTTAATGATAGATACAATTACGTTTAGGATTTCCTGGTCTATTTGTTTTCGTTAATGCACGAGCAATTTGCTCACCTGTGAAAATACGAATGTTCTTACATTGGATTTTGTAAatgatatttacaaatacCTGAAGAGTTTCCTGTATATGTACTTCTTCTAACACTCACATTACTTTTCGGCGGTAAGAAACAATCGAACCACCCCATGGTTAacgttaataaaacaaattaaattgaaagcaTAATCAGACATTATCAGATAGtttcaagataaataaatctttatcagtaatttattaataaaatctaatttcaatatgttttcGATACTTaactataaactattttatcaaattaaacaatgaaacctagttattaatagtataattatttcGATACAATGGACACAATTTATGACACATGACGTACTTTAAAAATGTCAGTGTGCCATAAATCGGACTCTAACGAAACTAGCGGCAAAATCTTCAAAGAGATTGAATCAATACGAAAGGATGTCGAGGAAATTGAAAggcaaatcaataatttagaaatttgtgAGTTAAAATCGAAGCAAAAGAAACTTGAGGAGTTGCTGATACAAAAGACCTTGGCTTTGGATAGAACTGAGACGAATGGCGATCATAGAATCAGGGAGCGTAGACGCAGTGCAATATTGTACATACAGAGATGTCTGAGCTTAATGGATTCAAGACtgtcataatttatttgtaaaggagaaaataaatcaatttcaaattactgGTGAAATTTGTTGTTGTATTACTTCTTGAGTTTTTTGGATTCAAGTATTTTTGAAGctgtttgattattttcataacTTGCTTTTTGTGTGGTCTTAATTCAGGATACTTATTTGGGTGTTTAGACTGtagtcaaagaaaatatacttttttattaatgctacgtcaacatttaattttgtcgtttcattttatatatatattattttttgagcattttattaattaaatcatctcTAGTcaattgtgatttattttttataatttaaattattcaaaatgtcTCTTATCTGTTGTATGTAATTGACATTAAATctgtaattagtaaatatgttattttcttcatatcgaaatttaaaagtttaaatccccgttttcttttttcttgtcctctaaaatgttattttctatttcacaaGACTAACCGTTATTTTCGTCCACATTTTcctcattatttatttgttgactTGATAGGTCATTATTTCTACTTGAAATTTACTAACGTACTGAAATTTACTAAGTCAATCTAATttcaatatgaataattacccttttcttatttcctcatcttctattattatttttatttattttccttgTAGTTTTTCATCTAATCATCTTTTAGAGGTTTTTTTACAAAGATTTTGGACTCCTCTCATTCTTTCCTCGTTAGTCTCGAATGTGTATTTCTCTTTAagtagtttttgatatttttttcttatttcactaTTCTATTACTAATATACATCTTCTCAGAGATTTCTTcagttttgttatatattttttgttcttcCACTACTAGTTTCCTCCTAATTCTataagtttttcaaatttcttgtaggatgtagtttttttagtaattgctccttctttaatattttattgaatattttcatacttacaaattgaattattcaaattgctTTCATTGATTTCCTGTCCATTGTGCACAACTGCAACTTTTAACAAgatgttaaaatatgttaaatatatatagtgaaaatagtttttcaatacatattaCTTATTTCGACAAGTGGTTTCAATTTGTAtgctttattttgttttcatatGTTGGTTATCACTCCTTTTTCACTAGTAGTCCGTTTGcaacaatttaaacattagACATGAACTAagcaaataaaagaattactattatatatttttatattattttttttagaaaatcctttcttaattttgtaaatacatcAATTATATAGATCGTAATTGAAATGACCAACTATAGTTTTACAGctcaattagtttttttaattacctaCAATGGTAAGAATTAGTTCTGgaaaatcattgaaatttgtGTTTGTGTCAAAATCCTTGCCACcatcaaaatacaataaatactcTATATGATTTTGctgattttgaaattgttcccTATATCAGCAAGGTTATTCAAATAGATAACCGTAGcaatatagataaaaatactttGTATACAGTCAAAAATCGTAGGTTATGTTAACTGGGCGGTGATATAATGGACATAAGCAAATTGGTAAAATCCGGTTACCAAAACTTGGTACAGTGCACCAACGAGCTGGAATCAGCAGTCCGTTCATCTCTAGAAAATATCTACGAAAGAATCAAGCAGGGCAATTATGACGTGGAAAAAGCCAAAGATCAGCATTACAAAGAAATCCTGCAAAGTATATCAACCATCAAACTCCAACTGGACAACATCAAAGACCACAACAAAAGGCTAATCTACTTGAACTCGGTAAAATGTCTGGATGAAAAAGAGAAAGCGAGGTACAGTTACGTACAGGATCGCGTTAGGAATATATCTCGTAGTGAACAAAATCTGAGTAAAATTCACCTGAAGGAGCAGCGGAAAACGATACTCGGTTCGAGCAGGTACTTGAACGTATGGGAGGAGATTTTGGATAACAGCGAAACGAATTCCTTAACCGTGAAGCAAAGGAACAAGGAGAACGCGAGGAAgaagaataaatttgtttcaaccACCTTTGAACCATTCCTGGAAGATCAAAGTAAAACTTCTTCTGACACATCAAGCGACGAGCACGACTACGATGAAATTTACGAAGaagatgaaatatatgaagaaGAAGATGATAAGAGAATAAGTTTGATCAAAAACGAAGACGCAATTTCCGCCCAAGTGGATTTGTATGTTAGCAGGGAACAGCTTAACGAAACTACGGATGACAAACCAAAAATTGTCGGATATATTGTATGAACGACTGTTTGAAGGTTTTCcggtttgtttaattgttgttgttgttgcagATTAAAGGTGGCAGTGCTGCAGAGGAAtcgtgatttttttaaaatatcactcaGACTGatgctaaaataaatagtcGTAAATCGTTTGTAGTTTTGTGTATATAAGGTTGCCAACATTAAATTGCCGAAATGCCCTAGATAAGATAAGATGAACGCACCTGTGTTATCTTATTCATTCACATCTGTGATAACCCAGTAAAAGTCAGTAATAAGCCatgcattaatattaattatttattaaacatataagaACTGTTTTAAAGTGATTTAAATAGTAAGtgatcattaaaaatgtaagtacAACCTtagtatacattttaaatcattttagaaGTGCTGAGAAAAAAATCAGGCATGGGTGTTGTCATAGATAacgatttattattgttttagtaattaatatggGAAACACAACATCAAAAAATAACTTAGATCGAAGAAATACTGTTTTAAGGCGAAGTCAGACTAAAAAGAACCAAGACATTCTGAAAAAACTGGAGAAGCTACAAAATGACATAACAAAGTTCAAGGGCACGGAATCGGATGAATCCTACGAGAGACTCAAACTAAGATTAGACAATATCAGAAAAGAACACCAGAAATTAGGTCAACAAATACGTCCTGAACTGAAGAGGAACTTCAAAGCGGAagaggaaaaattaaaatctacagAAGAATATCTCGTTAATAAACTACAGTCTAACAAAGAGAAACATGAAGCGAAATCGAAGAAAACAGAGAATAAAACAGAGGATGAAGCACAAAGTCAGGTGAACTCAATACTCTCCGAAGAGCACAAAGATGAAGAACAAGAATTGGAACAAACCACAGACAAGAGAAAAACAGTGGAGTTGACCAGTGTTCGTGTGGAACCAATTGAACCCACGAATGAAGAACCTACGTCTCCAACAATTCAAGAAAAGCGCAAGTCTATCTTTAAAATGGGAATACCGGTCATGAACTTGACACCAGAACtactaaaaaaacaattggAGAAGCGCAAATCGAAGGTCAGCTTTTCGGACAACTCACTGGAGAACAAGAATAGTAACATTGAAGAACAACTGGACAATATCATCGAAAAGATGCGCAACATCGAGCTGAACATTAACAAATTCGAGGATAGGAAGGGTAGTTTGGCCTATAATCGAGTTCTGGAAGACCTGATGATCTGCCAGACGGATCTTAAGCAACTGGAGATCAATCCCGATGTCAACACTAAGTGGAGGGATGCTATGAGATATTTTGATAGTCTGAGGTCTTTTTTGGATGAAAGGGCCGTTGAAAATGTCCGCAATTCGAATTACTATTACAACAATAGAGCCAGCCAATATAAGAGCACTGAACAATTAGCTGATGCCATTAGTCATATGTCAGAGGGGACGCTAGtttaaatttaccaattagttaagttttattagcttccgtttaattttgtttgagcttttatttatattttttctataagttTGTACTgtcattaatttgattataagtattttttgatgttaataagtatttactaatttcaaatttaaaatcatatacatTATTggacttatttataattatactaatCGCGTTTGAAtcttattcttttattaaataagtgatTGGTTTGGAATGTTATATACTACtgcagttattaaattgtatttaaatttaattaacggtaaattattaatgttaagtattttaaataaaacgttttttactctatttgtttgaattatttaatgtaaaaaatttgatattgtattatcgatataatttataaggaatttaataccaatttaaacagtaataaggaaaagtttgttgattaactataatatgtattttgatgtttttgttattgtaagttaataatttaatatatttacagttaaataacatttgtatttattaatcatttgataaaagcatataaaatttcaaaggttttctaattaacttttaataaaaataaatgaaatgtaaatttagtcaatttgagcctaaaaaattaatatattatttatcataattctgataaaacaattatttccgaaccaaatcaaacaaaaacatgAGATAAGAAACACCAAGCGCAAACGTTCTTCGAACGGCGGAACAGTTGTCTATTACatgtttgtaaacaaatttagaaaaacagcAATCAACGCATCGCTGTTTGTATTTGTCTTAACGAACTTAAATAAACCGAAGcgacattatatattattttttttaaaactaggCCACGAGAATTAACAAACGCTCGCTATTGAATCATACTTATTTATCTTATCAGTTTATCTCAGTCCGTCGTTTcgacatataatttttagtaacaagGTGTACAATGCCGTGATGTGGTGAAATTTCCATTGTGCgtttaacaaaaaatctaaCTGGTAAGACACTTTTCTAGTCACAATGAATTAACCTTAATTGAACTGCGTTCCATGTGTTGTGACGTCGTTATCACTTATCTGTTATTGCCTTGCTTCAATATGTTCATATTTTCCAGCAATGGGCAACAATAATTCCACCCAGAAGTTACAGTTGCTCGAGCAAAAGGCTACGTCAATTTATGAAAGCTTCAACCTTTCTAACGGCCAGATACGAAAGGAGGACTGTCTGGAGCTCCTCAAAAAAGTATCGCAGGACGCCGTAAAGCTTAAGGGTGCGAAACGTAGCGCTGTCGACGCCCTCCTGAGCCTCATAGATGACTACCGACGTAATATCATATCAACGCAACAAAATGAACGCAGAGTGTCCACCTTCACCGACAGTAGCAGTTTTGTAGCCCTGCCTTTGAACAGTCGCAAAAGTCGAGTTTCTAAAAACCTCGAGTTGATCTCCAAAAGGATGCTGACGACCCAACAACCCACCATGAAAGAGATTCAGAACAAAATCCCTAGTCTCAAGCAAGAGATCCAAACCGccatcaacaacaacaacgccAGGTCGCTCAGAACTTTAGAAAGAACAATCAAGCTTCTCTCAACTGATCTACAAATGATACAAGTTACCCCTATGACCCAAATACAAGAAACCCACGAAGATATTCAGAAACAGCTCACAACTGCTTATGCTCAAGTGACGAAAGCGTTGAAGGAGTTGTCCAGAATTCCCGAGCACGACCAGAAGAGTTCCATCAGATCCGCTACCAAAAAGGAATTAGAAACAATGGAGAAAAACGTGGACGAACAGAACATACTTCTAGAAACCGCCCTTAAAACCGATAACTCTCTCCTACTCAAACATGTGTTTGGAAAGATTGAAGAGTTCAGTCAGCAGTTGGCGGCATTAGATGATCATCCGAAGAAGAAACGTTTGCTAGATAAAATTGAGAATATGAGGATAAAAACAAACGACAGATTGGAACGTTATACAATTGCGAATCGTTTGTCCGAACATGAAAAAGATTTCAACAcgataaaaaagaagaaacacGATGAAGAAGCAAAAAAACTTATGGAGAATCTTCGTAGACACATCGAAGACATTCCAGATAAAACCGAGGACACGATCAAACGTAAAAAACGACTTTTGAAAGAAGTCAACGACTACATTGTTCAACTAAGCAACGAATTAGACGCGGAAGTAAAACTAAGAAAGTCTGACACGATGCAATCCATGGAAGATTTATTAAAGACGTGGAATGACAACAAGGAGGCAATGAAGAATGCAAGTAGCGTAGATGAAGCTAAACACTTATTTCAAACATTGAACCAGTTCGAAAGTGCGATAAGAGAAGTAAAGCAGTCAATtgagtcaaaatttaatattagagaAGCCAGGAGAAGCTCCGTTCGCAGCTACACCAGTTCCACACTTGTAAAAGCTAaagctaaaatttataatattccagTTGATGATGTTAAAGAACCTATGAACGTTGCTGTGCAACTACAAGCTGATAAAAAAGTAGAGGTGTTGAATGAGATCAGAAATATTCAAGCGAAATTCAATTTCTTAAGAGATAAAATTAGTAAGGAACCCTCCAACGAagcgtataaaataaaactacaaagTTATTATGACAGATTGGAAGACTTTGTAAATTGGCCGAACGAAAACGTGTCAGAAAAAGCAAAAAGCTTGAGGGAAGAAATGTACGTGCAACTCTCGAACTTCAAACGCCATTCAGAGAACCGTAAAAGCGCTTTGTTGAGAATATCTGTTGAAGCTTCATTGGAAAAACTCATGGATATACAATCATGTGTCGTATCCATAGAATACGAGTTACCTAAAAACATGGATAATCTTCCCATATTAAGAGAGTTTAAGGAAACTTTATTGTTCCAAAAAGGCAAGCTGGAGAAGGTAAAAGTTAATCCTCATTACGATATGATTCGTCAGTCTAAAGAAACAGTTTTGGATAAAATTAACTGTTGCTTGGAAACAATAGAACGAAGACTCAGTTGCGAAACAGTTAAGAATGAAGAAGCTCAGGCTCAAGGTGAAGCTTTGAGAACCGAACTGACAAAGCTTAAAGAGCAAATTAGAAGATTCACAGGTGGACACAAAAATGTACTCTATAACACAATAGAAAAGAAGATGAACAAGCTTTTAGTGGATGCAAATGAATGTTTCAGCGATGAAGAATCGAGAAAAGAAGTAGTCTCAGACATCGAAAAACACTTGAAAATCTTGGAACAACGATCGACTAAACCACAGTCATTTAGGCAAAGTCTTAATTCAGAATCGCTCCTGAAGCTGGATAAGAAGAGGGAAAAGATTGAAGCCCAATTATTAGCAATTAATGAAAGTTTAAGCGGAATTAAAAATGAGATTAGGATCGAGACACCTGATTCTTTAAATGCGAGGCTAAACTTACTTAAGATGGAGCTGGAGCAGCTATTCTTGAAGGTTGAAGACAATCACAAGCAAAAGGTGGTGGAACTCTTGGAAGACATTGAAGGTTGCATCAATTTTGTTTCTAAACGACAGACTACAGAGTCTGCCGAGTATCAAAATATTGACGAGATGATTGCTGCCAAAGTACAGAAACCGAAGAAGAGCCCAGGTGAAGTTACACTGAATCAAATccagaaaaatgtattaaaagcgAAAGAACAGATTGAAGTGTTTATAGGAGATTATGATGAATACCAGAAATTGGATGATAAACTCTTAAATATAAACGTAGATTTGAGACAGTTAAAGTTTAGTGATGACAAACTAAATACCCAGAAAAAAGAATTGGTAAAAACTTTGGACGATTGTACGAAAATATTAGATAGAAGATGGGAACAAATAGAAGAACTTTGTAAAATTGAAGAAGACATTCAAAAACTACGTGAGAAAAAACCTGATTTAAGTGATGAAAAAATGGTTGAAGGATTAGACCAAGCTTTGACCTCTATGCAAATAAGACTGACTAAAATCGATGTGGATAAAGTGTTAAGGGATCGAAAACATGCCAGTtttgagtttttgaaaaactacCTCCAAGCTATTAGAACTCCAGAAACAGAAGtttgattgatattttaaaattttcaaagattaaatgtatttattttttgtaagttagatagttttttatttgcattaaaataaattatatattagataagaaaaaatgtgtcttttttttttaattttctctatATTCAAGGTAATATTCTGATAAATTTCCACGAAACTGattaacaacaaaatgttgtgtttttaaaattgagattacttgatagattttttatattatcttatcaatataattgtttcatGTATCATAATagccattaataataatcgttAGTGAGTGTAAAAGTGTTCTAAAATATcaagtaagtaattaaatttaaatatataattaaacaaaacatgtatttttagaaatggGACAATTAACATCTAAATCATTAATGATTAAAGCTAACCAAGATGATGATTTATTGGCTATACAAAATAAGGCTAGGCTTATATGGAAAGAATACaaacgttcacatggaaaaaTGGATAAACCatccattattaaatatttaacagattCAGAGGAAAAGGtgactgaaatattaaacactTCCTCTAACCCAATAGCGGTagatgttaaaaaatacatagcaaaaattaaaatacaattgtaCCTTTTTGACATCGATAATAAGTTGAAGCTATCTGTGCCAGCA from Aethina tumida isolate Nest 87 chromosome 1, icAetTumi1.1, whole genome shotgun sequence includes:
- the LOC109603080 gene encoding putative leucine-rich repeat-containing protein DDB_G0290503 — encoded protein: MGWFDCFLPPKSNVSVRRSTYTGNSSGEQIARALTKTNRPGNPKQPKTIQNSKPAINKKKPPARPPPPLTTCSNPKKDNIKLQRKSQLRGDERKLSRPSDSPPFPPTDDTCMTLEKKQKLKQDAIEQNIIEMINGFKERIQKFEGEKQDPEFVRIDDGIRNAIVQLKNENETKPNLYFDNYIKELRQLLIELNNKADNLKDESENGVIKKLYKKLYTIENMTTTLQKEVNEFSGTDEKEYLYLSTSLMQLLTEVDKIDSVEYPNLKQQKKRVIKKIKQTNQILEMIKEFGKEKAVQVLPDIYREINFNINMTENQSNNEKINLNEERKHEKTQEMKMIDKQINSFKSQIKEFDGFRNDPQFTYIDNSIRSAIIQLKNNKSINSNVIDNYVANLRQLLEQLIMKANEEKSEDVIIKKLQNINKKATQLKLVIENFGGNNQKESENLEHRLIELYQEMDNIDIFKYSALRNQRKQVVKELDKIFDILDSKH
- the LOC109603088 gene encoding uncharacterized protein LOC109603088 isoform X1, whose amino-acid sequence is MGNTTSKNNLDRRNTVLRRSQTKKNQDILKKLEKLQNDITKFKGTESDESYERLKLRLDNIRKEHQKLGQQIRPELKRNFKAEEEKLKSTEEYLVNKLQSNKEKHEAKSKKTENKTEDEAQSQVNSILSEEHKDEEQELEQTTDKRKTVELTSVRVEPIEPTNEEPTSPTIQEKRKSIFKMGIPVMNLTPELLKKQLEKRKSKVSFSDNSLENKNSNIEEQLDNIIEKMRNIELNINKFEDRKGSLAYNRVLEDLMICQTDLKQLEINPDVNTKWRDAMRYFDSLRSFLDERAVENVRNSNYYYNNRASQYKSTEQLADAISHMSEGTLV
- the LOC109603098 gene encoding probable DNA double-strand break repair Rad50 ATPase translates to MGNNNSTQKLQLLEQKATSIYESFNLSNGQIRKEDCLELLKKVSQDAVKLKGAKRSAVDALLSLIDDYRRNIISTQQNERRVSTFTDSSSFVALPLNSRKSRVSKNLELISKRMLTTQQPTMKEIQNKIPSLKQEIQTAINNNNARSLRTLERTIKLLSTDLQMIQVTPMTQIQETHEDIQKQLTTAYAQVTKALKELSRIPEHDQKSSIRSATKKELETMEKNVDEQNILLETALKTDNSLLLKHVFGKIEEFSQQLAALDDHPKKKRLLDKIENMRIKTNDRLERYTIANRLSEHEKDFNTIKKKKHDEEAKKLMENLRRHIEDIPDKTEDTIKRKKRLLKEVNDYIVQLSNELDAEVKLRKSDTMQSMEDLLKTWNDNKEAMKNASSVDEAKHLFQTLNQFESAIREVKQSIESKFNIREARRSSVRSYTSSTLVKAKAKIYNIPVDDVKEPMNVAVQLQADKKVEVLNEIRNIQAKFNFLRDKISKEPSNEAYKIKLQSYYDRLEDFVNWPNENVSEKAKSLREEMYVQLSNFKRHSENRKSALLRISVEASLEKLMDIQSCVVSIEYELPKNMDNLPILREFKETLLFQKGKLEKVKVNPHYDMIRQSKETVLDKINCCLETIERRLSCETVKNEEAQAQGEALRTELTKLKEQIRRFTGGHKNVLYNTIEKKMNKLLVDANECFSDEESRKEVVSDIEKHLKILEQRSTKPQSFRQSLNSESLLKLDKKREKIEAQLLAINESLSGIKNEIRIETPDSLNARLNLLKMELEQLFLKVEDNHKQKVVELLEDIEGCINFVSKRQTTESAEYQNIDEMIAAKVQKPKKSPGEVTLNQIQKNVLKAKEQIEVFIGDYDEYQKLDDKLLNINVDLRQLKFSDDKLNTQKKELVKTLDDCTKILDRRWEQIEELCKIEEDIQKLREKKPDLSDEKMVEGLDQALTSMQIRLTKIDVDKVLRDRKHASFEFLKNYLQAIRTPETEV
- the LOC109603088 gene encoding uncharacterized protein LOC109603088 isoform X2, with translation MDISKLVKSGYQNLVQCTNELESAVRSSLENIYERIKQGNYDVEKAKDQHYKEILQSISTIKLQLDNIKDHNKRLIYLNSVKCLDEKEKARYSYVQDRVRNISRSEQNLSKIHLKEQRKTILGSSRYLNVWEEILDNSETNSLTVKQRNKENARKKNKFVSTTFEPFLEDQSKTSSDTSSDEHDYDEIYEEDEIYEEEDDKRISLIKNEDAISAQVDLYVSREQLNETTDDKPKIVGYIIKGGSAAEES